The following are encoded together in the Lathyrus oleraceus cultivar Zhongwan6 chromosome 3, CAAS_Psat_ZW6_1.0, whole genome shotgun sequence genome:
- the LOC127128643 gene encoding isoflavone-7-O-methyltransferase 9 — MASSISSRKPSEIFKAQAQLYNHMYGMLDTMCLKWCIEMNIPNIIHNHGQPISLSKLVSTLQVPSTKFGNVQRLMHYLAHIGFFEIISNQQEEAYALTVVTELLVQGTDLCLSPMVEGYLNPTISGSYNHLKKWIYEEDLTLFDVTLGSDFWKFLNQNPENNRSFNAAMASDSKMINLVLKDYGVVFDGLESVVDVGGGNGTMGKIICDTFPKLKCLVFDLPHVVENLSGDNNLTYVGGDMFTSVPKADAVVLKWILHDWTDEDCIKILEKCKEAITSDEKVGKVILMEIVMNEKKDDHQITQVKMQMDVNMACVNGKERNEEEWKKLFVEAGFKDYKISPLTELLSIIEIYP; from the exons ATGGCTTCATCAATCAGTAGCCGCAAACCAAGTGAAATCTTCAAAGCACAAGCTCAATTATACAATCACATGTACGGAATGCTAGATACCATGTGTCTTAAATGGTGTATTGAAATGAACATACCAAACATAATCCACAATCATGGCCAACCAATTTCTCTTTCAAAACTAGTTTCAACTCTTCAAGTTCCATCAACCAAATTCGGTAACGTTCAACGTCTCATGCATTACCTTGCACACATTGGATTTTTCGAGATAATAAGTAATCAACAAGAAGAAGCCTATGCTCTCACAGTTGTAACAGAGCTTCTTGTTCAAGGAACTGACCTGTGTTTATCACCAATGGTTGAGGGTTATTTGAATCCAACGATTTCGGGTTCTTACAATCACTTGAAAAAATGGATTTATGAAGAAGATCTTACACTCTTTGATGTAACTTTAGGATCTGATTTTTGGAAGTTTCTTAATCAAAACCCGGAAAATAATAGATCGTTTAACGCGGCAATGGCGAGTGATTCAAAAATGATAAATTTGGTTTTGAAAGATTATGGTGTTGTGTTTGATGGGTTGGAATCAGTTGTGGATGTTGGTGGTGGAAATGGAACAATGGGTAAGATTATTTGTGACACATTTCCTAAGTTGAAATGTCTTGTGTTTGATCTTCCACATGTTGTAGAGAATTTATCTGGAGACAACAATTTGACATATGTTGGTGGAGACATGTTCACATCTGTTCCTAAAGCAGATGCAGTTGTGCTTAAG TGGATTTTACATGATTGGACTGATGAGGATTGCATAAAGATATTGGAGAAATGTAAAGAAGCCATTACAAGTGATGAGAAAGTAGGAAAAGTGATTCTAATGGAAATTGTGATGAATGAAAAGAAAGATGACCATCAAATTACACAAGTAAAGATGCAAATGGATGTAAACATGGCATGTGTCAATGGAAAAGAGAGAAATGAGGAAGAGTGGAAGAAGCTCTTTGTGGAAGCAGGTTTTAAAGACTACAAAATATCTCCTTTGACTGAATTGTTGTCTATTATTGAGATTTATCCTTAA